CAATCGAGCGCTGATACCTCCGTGCTCACTGGTGCACGAAGTTAATCATGCACACGGAACgataaatatacatttacagaCAAAGAACATCCGACTAATATGTGCTTCACTTCTTTTGTTTGTAAGCTGTGAGAGTTTTAACGGAATGCTCCTGTAGGGGCGGACAAACGTGTCGGCATCGATGGACGCGAGTGACATCATCCTGAGGCTCATCACACACATGTTCTACTCAGACATATCACCTGCATGGCACGTTACACGGACCTGACATGTTAGTGAGACACCTCCTGACACGCCTTCTTCTCACGACTCATGAAAAGTGCAGCTACAGAAATACTGTTCACAGATCATCGTTCACCGGCCTCACTCCGTGTCTGTGCCTTTAAATGGATGTGCTCTGTCAATGCTGCACTGTCAAGGTGCCAGCGCCACCTGGCCAAACTGTAATCGACTGCAAAGTGCATTTGGAAGTGATCCCAGACTACGCATATCAGCATTCCTTCCCATCTCACTTTcactccacccccaccccccttcccGCGCTACAACAAACCTGCTCCTCCAAGAAGGACGGAGATTAGCATCGATCAGAGGGGGCACAATGCGGCCTGGATGTGCCGGAGTGAGAACGAGTTCTCTCTGGAGCGTATTGTTCCAGGATTActgtacgtgcacacacacacacacatggatcaGAGTGATGTGTGGGAGGACGCAGCACAATGAGCGTGGTTAAGAATGCTGGGTAAAAATAGTATCTGCCACGTGTGATGCTGCCTGTTTGCAGCGTGAGCCACCCCGGGGGGAATTGGGTTTGATGATCGTGATAAACGCGCCGCCGATGTGCAGATGTTGATGACATACACCGGTGGGTTTTTGTGCAGCCAAGTTCGtatttgaattatatatttttacctcacacacacacacacacacacacacacatgccaactCTGCCCTAACCATGAGAGCATCAGCAGGCGTTCAACACACAGCAAAAGAGAGCAGAAGAACACTGAGGTGCCGGAGCTGCACTGGGTGTTAAAAGACAACGCAGACGGAGCTCGACTGCGAAATGAACCTTCATCACGGCGTCTGACTGACAGGTTATTTGGATCACAGAGAGCTGTTTACCTGTCTGCATGAGAGAAAAGAACCAAGGGAAAAATATAATCACAGAGGTTTTGTGGCCCAGAcccaacccccaacccccaacccccacccccaccccgtCCCCTGAGCTGGAGACAGAGGCACTGACCTGTGTCTCCATGATGCGACGCTTTGATTTACGTGACTCGGGCCCCCCGACTCTCCTCTGGCAGGGCAGTGACAGCGGGCTGAAGtgaacaacaacacacataaattaaaagaggaacacacacattcgGTCCCAAAGTGCCAGGTGTAGTTTATTAGCGTGTCTCCTGTGAAGGTCCGCCGAGGGACGTAAAAAATACAACAAGACGAGGGCAGTGAGATGAAGAACCCTTTGATTGTGTCGGAGACAAATCGTCAAAGTGAAATGCGTGAAAAGaagcaaaataaacatgaaacactCGGGGTCCCTGTCGTCGTGTTTCCGGTGGAAACTCGACTTGTTCCTCGCAGCTTGTCTTTCTGACTTATTCATGAAAATGGGATTTAAGGGGTCTAAAATCCCGCCGGAGGCCGAAATGTCTACGCTGCATGGAATACACAACATACATAAATTCATCATTACGCTATAATTAGAGCGGCACCAGGAGCaggaaattaaataaacagtataTTTGTCTTGAGGGCGACGCCGAGCGAGAGACAATGGAGTCATTAAGATCAGAAGGATTTAAACTCCGACAGGCTGCAGTGTGTTCGGGAAACCGCGCGCCGCCCTTCACCCCCCACTTCATTATGAGATATGTGGTGCACAGAGTTGACGCTGGGGTCCGAGGGCGACTCTAAAGAAAAGTTTAAGTGGTGTCTAATGTAAAAAACGatttttaattacaattttccCATTAGATCTGTGATGTTCCTTCTGCAATTCTCTGCAGGATCCAAGACGTTGGAGCACGACAGCACATTTAGTGACATGTGTATAAATACGGTCATTAAATGTGCAACTGTGTGATGGAAAGATAATGAAGTTAATACAATCAAATGTCGACTCTTTTAATGTTAGTTCTACATATTAATGTTGATATTTCAAATATTACAACATATGTATAAATAGTACGTTTCTACTTTGTGAattaataaagtactttttATTCTCTGCTTATAAAATCCATAATACTTATttgtttcaaaaacatttacagtatttaaacacagaaggacatttgtagtttttgtaAACTAATGTCCAGTTATTTTAAACTAATGTAACTCTAATCCTTTGCTGCCGTCAGACCTTTCAACCAGCTCTGCTTCCAGTCGACCACATTTCCTCATGTTTAAATTGcaagttatatattatatattacttTTTTCCAAATTCCTGAACCGGCAACGAGAAACAAGTTAATCTCCTTTCTGagtaggtttaaaaaaaaaacctgcgtCCACCCTCTAGTTTTGTTGAATAACAGGTATTAATGTGATTTCATTATAACGACAGTGTTGGTTTAACACGGGTCACTAGTCTCGGCCTTCGAGTGTATTCATGTATCGTATTGTTCACCGACGCTCTCCTCGATGTGAGACTAATACGGGATTATTCTTTATCTTAACAACCTGAATTCACGATCAGTCAACCATCCACCGCGTGTGTTCCTGGTCACTGGAAACTTGCAGGTTGTTGCGACTCAGATGAAAATACGTGtaaattgttttcattaaagCTCCCACCTCCACTGCAGCTACACGTCCACCCACACACCTCTCCACTGCAAATGATTTCATTATGATTCTGTCTGAATAAGCAGCAGCTAAGTGCTGAGAATTATTCCAAATGAAAAGTGTGACTATGAAACGTGCAAACCGCAGAAACACGCGTACGCACATGTGCACGcgcacagacgcacacatgtGAGCACACGGGGGAATGCAATGCTCTTTCAGAAGAATGTTTAGACACAGATACTTCTGCTGGCAAATGAAAATCGCAAGTTCTTTGATTCCTGAGTTAATTGTTCATGCATAATAAGTCTGCACCCCGTGGGAAACCCAGAGCTGGTCTGGAGATAAGAGCCGAAAGGAGAGAATCTGTCCTTACTCTGACCTTCTGCGGTGTGTGATGTTGATAGGTGGCTCTGTGATAAGGGGAGACGAATCGGAGGTCAGCGGAGGTGGGGCTCGGACCTGGAGCCCAAAAAgacacttcttcttcttgatCTCCTTTCCGGAAACGAACCTGAGGCGACATCAGAGCCACAGCACGTAAAGAAGAAGCATCTTTAAAGAATTATCatcgtgagtgtgtgtgtgtgggggttttttttcttcttcatcacaataaataaagaatttaaagttttgaaaGAAATTTTTCCTCCAAATTAAAAAGTAGCCTCAGGTACATTTTAAAAGTAGAATCAATTtccacagaacttggtggacAGATGCATTGTGGGTCAGGGATCCAGGAACATGTTTCACTTTCTGCGAGACGGGGAGTGTCTCAAACTTTTCTCAGATTTTTCTCCGAAaatggaatttggtgcagatccaaataaaaatccccaaataattaaaatatactTTCACAAAGGTCGCAGTCTTAAATTTGacatttagcaggattacacacaaaaaaaactggaCGGATTATCgcggaacttggtggaaggatgtgtaaTGGATCACGTCCTTTAATAATTACAAGATTGAAGCGTTTtcctttttgacattttcactgatttccccgCAGAACAAATCTGAGGGTTCTGACGGTGGAAAAGAATCTGGCAGATTCAGTGAAGTGATATCGAGGAGTTTGGTGCGGTTTGGAGAAATGAGCAGTTTTCGTAACTTTGCAAACTAAAAGCCTCTTAGTCATTATCATGATTAAATACCTTTGATTTTTGTCCTTTCAATAAAAGTCACATTTCATCAGGTGTAATCTCTTTATTCACCGTCACCTCGCTCACTTCAACCTGCACGTCCGACATGACGCCCTGAGAGGACGCCTGTATTCATCAATCCAAGTCATGTGTGCCGTTTATTCTCCTCATCGTATGCGGGGACTCACCTGTCCTTGTGGGAGTTCAGAGCGTTGAGGAGATTGTGACAGCGGTCCTGCTTCGGCGTgtcagagagctggaggacagacgggagtgaaagaaaaaaaaaaaaagaaatcagagcTATGTTTGCACAGCGATCAGACGAAAAGACCTCCAATGCATACAATCATTTTCTCCCACAGTCCCTGACAGATGTAGCGTTGATATTGGAACCTGCTTGGCTGAGAGACGTGTCATGTGAacacagaacccccccccctcatgtcACCTCTACTTTTATCTTCCTGTTTATTCTCTGTGGAACCACTTCAGACTCGGAACCAGATGGTATCAGAACTCTGAGCCTCAGCACTGCGGTTTGAAGATGTgtccaaattaaaatgtttgcaaATACCGGTCACAGTGTCTCAACCAGGGGAACTTCTCTTTAATCCTTCTTTTGGCGTGGACAGAGTCATAATAATGGAACATTCTTAGATTATGTGAATAAAATTGCTAAATTTAATCCAAAATCTTCAACCAATTTCATTGTTTCTTGACAAACAGTCGACTTCTACTGTGTGAGTTTGTTCGTTTACgcaggattacaaaaaaaaacacccccATCATCATTCTGGTTTGAATCCGGATCAGAGGGTGGATCCAGGTTCCAGCTTCAACTGAATTTTCATCTCATCCATCAGCCAAACACTAATTATCTTTTTTCTGGATCCAAAAAGTATATTTCCTCTTTTGAAAGTCCTGATCCTGGTGATAATGTGGAGCTGATGGGCCAAAAGATGacatattttatcatttgtGCAACTTATACTGAAGTATTACTGATATTAAAACTCTAACTTTATTTCTGTAATATCATTTTATTCGTGAAAGCTCATATTTCTTCACTTTAAGTGGACCTTGTACTCCACCACAGAAAAGGTAATGGATTGAAATACAGCGTCAGCCGTTGGACAAACAGTTGAAATAGTCAACTCAGACTAATCAAACATGGTTGAAATATTAAACCAAAGCTAATGAGTAATTCCCCTTTGAGCTAATGTAGAGGTCACacttttatttaacataaaatTTTACTTTAACAGTGGTTAATAGGCTTTATGACTCAAATGCATAAAGGCTGCCGGCATTTCACACGATTTCATCATGGTGCTTAAACGGGGAAATATCAATACCGCGCCTAGGAGCAACGAGTCCCAGTTCTCGTTGGTGAAGGACAGGATTTCATGGTCAAAATCAAAGTATTTCCTCTTGCAGCACAGCGAGAGATGGTAGAGAACTAGGTGAGCCAAGTCCACCCTGCGTTTAAAGAGAGAAAGGTACGAGGTCAGATCGTCAGAAGCAggtaaaatacagaaatatcacaatttgttttttttagaatatttcatatttccaaCATCTGAGAAATCCTTGTTTCCTTATCCAGAGCAAAGGAACTTTCAGACCCGCGGGACAAGTCCGGAGAATTTGGTGCAGACTTTACCCGGACTTTTCCTTCCACGCGACGCAGCGAGAAGTGACGAGTTAACTCTGCCGAACATCACGTGActttctttcaaacacacagacgtcGGCTCTTATCGCCTCAAACTCTCTCAGCAACTTCGTCGGTGTAAGCAGATAATGCGGAGGCTCTGTATTTTTGCGTTCACGCTCCGGAGAAAGTACGGAGCTCTGCAGAGTCGAGCGAACGTCTGAAACCAGCCTAACTATCTCAGTAACTAAAACAATTGTTTAACTATATTTTTACACTGCACTTTTAGACCCAACTAAACATGGAAATATAGTGAAAAAGGAGTTTTAAGTTTTAACACCTGATAACGACAGGATAAAATGAGTTATTGAAGTTACGATGTCGCTGCCGGTGTTACTGACCAGGTCATGGGTAGTCTTTGGATGGTCTCTGGTCCCTTTGTGCACACGGAGCACTGGAACTGATAAAACCTGAAAcagcagaaggaggaaaaaaaaaaaaaagacagaaaatcacACTCAGGTGTCgtaacactgaaaaaaaaaagtttccataaagtttcagtttctcgtatattatatattctttctttcaaagcatatttaaaatgtttggacCTGAACAAGTATATTATCCGTCTTCATCCATGTTGGCTGGTTTTACCTCCATCGaggttgtttgtctgtcttttagcgggattacacaaaaactacttatTACCTACTTAATCTATTTCCTTGAAGCTTCGGGTGGAAATGTGTCGTGTGTACTTTGACCGAGACGTCTCCCACAAGCACTCGAATGGAAAAACAAGGCGCTTGGTTCTTTCCTCAACACTCAAAGTTCTTCTTCCATTTTACCTCCCTTGAAGAATCCATACATGTCCCTCTCGTCTCTGTGTACGTTACCATAAATCAGCTGAAACTGAACGGACAGGTATATCTGCTCCGAGGTAAAATATTCTGTCCTGGGCGACCCTGAGGCTCGTGTGCGTCTGTCCTCCTATATGCATGTGTTGGCAGAAGGTCgttgggagagatgaagtgcaGACTCTGTATGACGGCGCTACGTGTTTGCTATTCCAACTGTGAACTCCGTCTTCACTCTTCCTCCATCACACGCTCGGCAGATGTTGCACCCGTCCGGGCCTCGCTCTACCCGGCTGTCGATCTACATCtaatcccccctcctcctcagacaGGTTCGGCAATAACACCGTGTCAGCGCGGGCGTAAATCCCAGTCAGCTAACGCAGATGgttaatgacaataataactTAATGGATGGGTACATTTTATTACACGCACGAGATGCCGCCCCGTCTAACTGCACCGCCATCAGCAACCCGCGCATCCACCCCAGCGTCGCATCCAGAACTTTGTCCCCGTCTCTGCTCCGAGTGTGTGCGGAGAGCTTGTCCTTGAAAGACGAGTCAGCGAGTGCATTTACATGAGCACTAATCATTTAGTCTTAAACCAATTAAACAAGGGGAAGCTGTCATGTACACGTCTTCCACCGATCATCCTGATCAGAGTGAGCTCTAAAGGAAATTAATTATCGACAGCTTTGATTATTGGCATATTCGTGAAGTAGAAATACCAAACGCTGAGCGGCTCCGGTTCTTTAAACGTTGTATTTCTCGACTTGTATAAAATTGTAACctgaaaatgtttggattttcAATTTCAACTCTGAgaaatgatatatattttttaattttataacaTCTCATGGACTAAATGATTAATCAGCTCATGaaataaactgaactgaaaaaacaaataaaaatactcaTTATTTGCTGCCACTAGTAAATCAGAAACTGGAGTACACACAGTACAAGCACAACTGTGTGTACCCGACAAAGAAATAAACGACATATGAAAGAAACGGATCAATTTAAACCAAGTCAACAGAGaagtcacatgaaaacacagatcaaATATTAGATCCTGACTTTTACACTGTCAGGACATTTACCATTTGAAcacgattacacaaaaaccaccgAACAGATTTTTATGATACTTGATGGTAAGATGGGAAATCATCCAAGAAAAAACTCATTACAGTTTTGGTGTGAATCGGGACAaaagaggcagatccaggaatgtttcattttctttgacattgcaaaataaacttttttttttacttttacattttcatccgTTCCCCTCAGAATAATTCGTGGACctcaaagaaaataatcaagCAGATTTGTGTGACTGAATTTAAAGGGCCTTTGTGGAGGCgtcattctagtttttttttttttttttatgtaactcGAAATGCCAGCCAGACTTTTAGGTTTGTTATAAAGAAAGAATGTCAGAATTATAATCGTGAATGTGAAGAAGAGCAGTTTCCACAGTGATGCTCGGTCACGCACCTGTCTCCATACAGTAATGGCTTTGTTAGACACTGTGTACAGGCCTCGTGGAACCACTGACCACAGCCTCCGCACTGCAGCATCTTCAGGTTCCACCTGCGATTCAACGAGAAAAACACCGACCACACTTAcaacagatgaatgaatgaacgcGCCCAACATCTGTCACCTGACCACCCTGCATCTGTGATGCGTCTGCAGGTGTAAACTCCCACAGGGTCCGACTGCTCGTACAGATGTGGCAGATGGGAGTTTGCCTGATTCCGCTTCAGACGCCAGATGTGAGGAGTTTGCCAACGTGAGCAAAACATATGCAAAGAAGGAAAGtatgaaaaacagcaacaacactttttaaaaagacaatttgatgcactttttctttttgactgACGTCTCCTCTGACGGAATCTGAATGGACTCAGCTCACGCATCATTCCATGAAAGTCAAAACAAACTAAGAAATCCCGCTAATGCCGCCTGACGCACGTCTGATTCGCCGCATGCAATTCACACATAATCCAAACGACGGCATTGACCTGGATGAGGTCGAGCTCCGAGAGAAAAAGAGCTCACATGAAGGGTACATTCAGACTCAAACTGGCCTCTGCAGTGTCACTCACTCTCCAGGTCCGGCACAGTAGCAGTAGCACTGCTGCTGATTGGTCAGGTGCTGCGGGTCCCAGTCCAGAGACGACAGCTGGTAAGGGAGTCGGAGTTTCATAAACTGCATGAGCCGGGCAAAGCGTCCCCGCTTGAGGGCCCCGCctctctgaaaacacacaatttgAGAGCACAAAGTGACGGGTCGCCTTCGTCTGCGGATAAAACCATTCGTCTGATTTTATTGTGGGTCAGCGGTGGGAGACGGTGACCGAGGCGGCAGACGTCTGGACAATGAGATACGGACATTGAGCGATTGACAATTAACCGGGTCTCATCTCATATCTACAGAACTGGAGCACATGTGATTGATTGACTTTAAATGTACTTCTATCAACTCCATCGCAGTTTTTCAGCCTCCTAACTATTGACTGCTCATGATTTCTTGGACACAATGTAGAACATCTAATATCGGAGTCAATACTGAGGGAGTCAGTGTGCCCCTGCCGCAGATAAACCCATTACCTGCCGCACACAACACTGTGGTGACAGCAAAGCTTGATATATTTGACTGGATTTCTCCGATACTACACACTGaatggttttttgttttttttcctccccagAGTGTGAGACGAGGAGATTCGAGGTCTGACCTTGGTTGCGACTGCAAAGACACATTGCCGACATATCCACGAGTCGCTGTCAGCTTCCGGTTCGATGGTTGGCGTGTGGCACTCTGGATGATAACCTGTaatgggaggaggaggcagagcgtTTAATTCGTGTTTACCACACAGACAGGCTGAGTGACAATAATGGCAGAGCGGCTCCACGTTTTTAGTGCTCTGCTGGGTTTGTTTCAGCGACATGCaaaatactttactttactaTTTACATCCCGGGAGCGAGGAAGTAtgtttgtctgctttttttttttttttttccttctcaaaacaaactgacagcAGCCGTGTTCGCCTGACAGAGCTGTGGAGACATAATTCTGCTGCCATTTCCAGGAGCTGAGCGTGTTCTGCAAAACttctgccatcttgcacatcaGGATATTTAATTTCATCATGATTCAGGCTCACTGTTGAAGCCCCCCCTCACTCAGAAACACGTTTTGCTTATTTTCCTGCAAAATGGCACATGAGAAACCAGAAACCAGATTTTAGAACGGCCTGCCAACGAAGGGAAAACTTCTCTATGCTCACTTTAAATGCAAGTTTATGGCACCTACGCACTGAAACTGGATTTAGGAGAACGTCTAAGGCTCATTCTTAATTAGATGATTAGGTTTTTGTGatgagacacaaacatgcagaagTATTTTAAAACGTATGTGTAGATGATCTTTAAATCAGTGACAAGCCCGAGTAAAAACACCTTAAAGTCCACAAAGAAACTTCCACCGCCTCCTTGTTCGTTTTCATTCTAGTCAGGATCCAGGTGCAACAACTCGTATCTATCATTTATGAAATGTGGTTTTCTgtattggttgttttttttttaaaagaagagcAACACTTATTTACCACGCTATGTCAAATCTTCAAGGTCAGTGCAGGAACGGGTGGAGAACCACCGCTTGACAGCACATGATGAGGCGTGCTTCCTTACCGTGGCGACATTTAAGACAATTTATGAGGGGTTCTTTAAGAGGCGGCGCGTCACAGATACAGCAAACTTCTTCCACTCCAGCGGCAACTGAGGCAAACGCAGAAAGATAGAgggaggaagacagacagagagagagagagagagagaaagagagagcagtcAACAGGATTAATTTATGTATATTGATTCACATCCTTGCCACCTCATTGATTTCAGTGTCTCCTGCACCCTTTCAGATTTCACTTCATTTGATGGGCAGATATTCAGCCTGGTCCCAACAAGCATCTAACTTCCTGCTTGATGTTAGGTGGAGTGGGAGGGTGCCACTTCCCTGAGGAGTCATTAGTCTAATAAATTCATAAATAGACTCTAATATACCAATTACACCAGAACGTGGCCCCATCTGAACACTCGGGGCCCGAACTCGTAACCTTGAACACGATAGTAATCTCTCCTCAGAAGGTGCAACATAGAATTAAAAGTTTGAAGCTCATGAGCGGGCGGGAATCTGGAAaaagtgtttctgcagctgctcgGGTAAAGTTTCAGCTTCGGTGTGAGTTCAGCCGATCAGAAAccccagagcagcagcattatTTAACAACAAGCAACACAAAGTGCTCCCAACAGGAAGCTATTTACTCTTCTGGCTGacgggagagggagaggaggggggggggaggaagagagtTCCACTTACACGAGTGAATGTCCTTTCTCAGCACCCAGAACTCGGAGTTGTCCTCAAATCTCACCAGGCAACATTGCTTGACGCCGTCGacctgagagggagagagcaggtgAGCGGGATGATTGACAAAAGTAAATGGAAGTCGCTTTAAATCCAGGTGAAGACGCTCTCCGACTCACAGaaagtctctctctgtcacacactcgCTCCCATATATGCACTTACTCTTTTTACATTGCCGAGGTACAGTAGTCCATCACTCCATCGAGCCAAAACATCATCTCCTTCACTTACTCCCCCCAtcctgaggagagagacagagagggggagagagagagagaaagagagagagagagagagagcggtgCTCATGTGAAATGGAAATCCGATTTATTCGATGAatactttgctgctgctgctgacagagggGTTTATGGCCCCGGCGTTCGGGCTGGCTCTCAGACAGACGGGCTTCGGTGCAAAGGGGTTAAAAtctcaacctcctcctcctcctcctctttttagACCATAGCGACAGCCTGTATCCACCGCTGTAAAAGATGAGAGTGAGTACACAACCAGAGAGCAAGACAAATGATTATTgcacacatgaaacacaaacgcacgcacacacacacagacatacggCTCTGCTGCAATACAGTTTGATTGAATGAACAAAGATGAGTGTGCGGCTACTTGAAGCATCAGCCGTGCACTTTGCTGGTTTTTTCTCCTCCAACATCTTAAAAACTTGATTAGCTGCATGGAAATGACAGAGCGGGGCATTATCTCTGCACGCTGAGCATTTGTTCCAGTACATGCACTCAAGTCAAGACAGACGCAGGATGCATAACAGTGCATGTGCAGCCTTTTGTGAAAAGCAACCAGGTATATGAGAATGTGCCAGGGGTGAAGGGTACCTGTCAAGTGGAGAACTCCTATCCGTCGGGGGTCACACTGATTCCCGGCCAGGCTGGACATGCGATGCCCTCCTCTGCTGTGGAGCTCCCGGTGCCCAATTACTCCAGGATGCGCAgccggaaaaaaaaaagtgaatgatgtgcatgtatgtgccaAGCGCCTGTGCgagcgtgcgtgcgtgcgtgcatgtgtgtgtcagtcaagccgtcagcgaggaggaggaggatgaggatgaggatgaggaagaggaggaggaggaggagggggtaaaGGCGACTGACTGTCCGTCCGTCTCTCAGCCTAGTTTGTCCGTCCTCCTCCGCGCTGCTGTTTCGTCATGTCCCCGTCTCTTATGGCTCTCACCCCCGCCCCCCTCACCAGCAGCACCCCGCCTCTCCGCCGACACCTATGCTATTAAAGCGGGTTTGTCAGCGCAGCAGCATCAAGCCGCCAGAGACGCCAtcatccctgcctctctctctctctctctctctctctccccccctctccctctcgcCTCTCGACTTGTTGTGACGCAGACATAAAACACGGAGATAGAGTGGGAGGGAGATAgtgatggaggtggtggaggatgagaggagggcgGCCGGGGCGCACGGCTGGATCCGCGGCCAGAGCAGCTTgtacatcccccccccccccgcccgccTGTCTGCAGGAGCTGACCCTAAATCGTTGTGACAAGGTGGGATTGTGATGTCTGGGgagcaggaggacagaggaggacagaggaggagagatggatggatggagagagggatggatggtGCTGGAGGAGCCGGTGGGAGCAGCGCGCGCAGCTGCAGGGGCCAATTAAGTGGCCAATTAGTGAGTTTAGCCGCCTCATTAATTGGCCTGTAACAAGAGGGAGCAGCAGAGTTTAGAGGGAAACCCAGGGAGGCAAAGTTTTATAAGTGAGACGCCTGAGCAAACGGTGGCTTAAACGTTTCTTCATCACCTGTTAACTCTTGCAGAATTAAAGGAGGGATGTAGATTCAAAGTGGACTCTCAGGAATAACACGTCACATTTACACGTCCAATGATGTCACTAGTGTGCATCAAAAAAAAACCTACAGAATCCTCGATCCACTGCACAAGTACTTAAGAAGCAAACGTCTGGAGAAGCGTCTCCGGTGCAAAGTGGACAGATGTGCCACCACCTCTCCCGGGACATCCCGGATGTGATGGGATGTGTGATGGTGAACAGGCCTGGCTCTCATCACCACTTCAGTCCAACAACACGTTCACCACAAACAAACTTCTGGCCTcagtcaaacacaaaccaaaaacacacactgtaatatGTTCCAGATGATGTAATAAGTTCTTTAAACAAAGTCAGACCTCAGAGTGAAGCTGCTCCAACACTCACTGGCTCATTATCACCGTGATGGATTtggcacatttacattaaacTCACAGTTTAACGAGTTCAGAAGATCCACTTGTGTCCAGGACAGTTCACGTGTCtcttcttgtttgtgtgtctcacgCGTTCCTCTCACCAGTCAACAGTGAGCTGACACCGCCGTGTGGTTCAAAATGGCCCCTGGCACGTTCAACAGTGCCAATTTCCAGCTGCCACCAGTAGGCGGCGTACAAATACAAGGACTACACAACCACTGTGCTGCAATCAGCCTGTCAGTCTGACAGACA
This region of Paralichthys olivaceus isolate ysfri-2021 chromosome 13, ASM2471397v2, whole genome shotgun sequence genomic DNA includes:
- the phf1 gene encoding PHD finger protein 1 isoform X1, producing the protein MGGVSEGDDVLARWSDGLLYLGNVKRVDGVKQCCLVRFEDNSEFWVLRKDIHSFAAGVEEVCCICDAPPLKEPLINCLKCRHGYHPECHTPTIEPEADSDSWICRQCVFAVATKRGGALKRGRFARLMQFMKLRLPYQLSSLDWDPQHLTNQQQCYCYCAGPGEWNLKMLQCGGCGQWFHEACTQCLTKPLLYGDRFYQFQCSVCTKGPETIQRLPMTWVDLAHLVLYHLSLCCKRKYFDFDHEILSFTNENWDSLLLGALSDTPKQDRCHNLLNALNSHKDRFVSGKEIKKKKCLFGLQVRAPPPLTSDSSPLITEPPINITHRRRSDPLSLPCQRRVGGPESRKSKRRIMETQACPPPVAANPIELLPCCHGYMGEANLYNSRKSEEELNLSSPPKRMYGRYHTTYNGNTALSRSLHHYNSMEDTCRLPPPCFPYPLNSNGSHHHHHLHQHHHSHQHNSNNHQHQHQPGQKPLEPLILRDLPPYQAGMGGGGGVGGGGGSGGGGGGGGGGGGGGGGGGGGGGGLVGVGGGGTVARSWGGGEAVRILARRVTPDGKVQYLVEWENCLYGLCTCQSPNRTTHDTRPHCSQARGWLSVS
- the phf1 gene encoding PHD finger protein 1 isoform X2; amino-acid sequence: MGGVSEGDDVLARWSDGLLYLGNVKRVDGVKQCCLVRFEDNSEFWVLRKDIHSFAAGVEEVCCICDAPPLKEPLINCLKCRHGYHPECHTPTIEPEADSDSWICRQCVFAVATKRGGALKRGRFARLMQFMKLRLPYQLSSLDWDPQHLTNQQQCYCYCAGPGEWNLKMLQCGGCGQWFHEACTQCLTKPLLYGDRFYQFQCSVCTKGPETIQRLPMTWVDLAHLVLYHLSLCCKRKYFDFDHEILSFTNENWDSLLLGALSDTPKQDRCHNLLNALNSHKDRFVSGKEIKKKKCLFGLQVRAPPPLTSDSSPLITEPPINITHRRSPLSLPCQRRVGGPESRKSKRRIMETQACPPPVAANPIELLPCCHGYMGEANLYNSRKSEEELNLSSPPKRMYGRYHTTYNGNTALSRSLHHYNSMEDTCRLPPPCFPYPLNSNGSHHHHHLHQHHHSHQHNSNNHQHQHQPGQKPLEPLILRDLPPYQAGMGGGGGVGGGGGSGGGGGGGGGGGGGGGGGGGGGGGLVGVGGGGTVARSWGGGEAVRILARRVTPDGKVQYLVEWENCLYGLCTCQSPNRTTHDTRPHCSQARGWLSVS